From the genome of Oncorhynchus gorbuscha isolate QuinsamMale2020 ecotype Even-year linkage group LG18, OgorEven_v1.0, whole genome shotgun sequence:
CCTGGTTGCTAGTCTTTTACTGCTTTGGCCACCTACTTGTTGTCTTGGCAGGCCAAGGCGTATATAGTGTCATTGAATGCAGAAGCAGGTAATCAGGCTAAAAGTGATATGTTCCAGTATTAGTCACAATatcaaatataataataataataatataatatcaaATCTGTTGACTGACGCAAAATGGCCCAAATGGCAGCTGTCAtcctccaactgctcctttcGGTTTTGTTAAAACAGCTATAAACAGCTAAGGTAGAAAAAAGAGTGCCAACAGAGCCTGTCAAATGAATTAGAGGTTTCATggtgcttgtatctaaaccaaagtagatcattttTAAATTGTTCTATATATCAGTTGGGTtctctataagcttcaatatgaggtcaTAACCCTAGCATGAATGTGCATCCTTGTAGCTATGTGGACTAATATAGTCAAAATTGGGTAAGctgagccaatggttgagccaattAAAGCAAGGCATTATTACTGGGATATGAGGTAACTACAGGGCCTATGTTAAACGTGTAAAAAGAAAACATACAAAGTGTTTGTTACAGTAGgtgttaagcctgtgttaaaagaTGCTTAACATTATTAAAAGACAAACAAGCGattgtgattgtgttgaattgtgttttggaaataaagatagacatggttattacaaaAGTAGTGGTAATATTTCAATCAGTACAGACATTTGTAGGCAGCTTAACCACTTTTTTTCatggacaagctatgttttcaaaactgtaatgtttacatgaattcagATTTTTAAAATTAAATTCAACAATAATTCAATAATTCTCTCCAAATTGGTGGAATGACCCAGAGGCTAGCTGGTATTTGACTGTAGTGGGTCACTGATACATTGTGTCGTCTGCAGTGTTTGCGCAGCTGTTGCAGCAGATCCAAGCTAGCTGTCGGATGGTGCCTATGGCCCGCTACAGTCCACAGAGGGTCACAGTTTTCCAGCTCTCCACCTACCTGAGCCGCTGGAGCTTCACAGACCTGGGAGAACACATCTCCCGCCTCTCCAAAGAAGGTATCCTGTCACAGGACTCATTCACACTATCAGGCTGACCTGACCTGAACCAAACTGTGCTGGCTTGGTTTACATGGCAAGAGGATCATTTTACATGCAATCCAGGCAAAGCTCCGGGGCTGTACAAAAAAGTAGCAAAGATAAAAAGAAAAAGGAGGGACATAGACACAACCGACGACAACCTTCAACATTGAAGTGTTTCACCTCATTCAGTTCCATGCATTTGAGAAAAGTTAGCTACAGTATGTTAATCTTAGGACCATAATGGAAGAGGTACAGGAAGCAGAGGCAAAGACAATGTAGTAGACCACAGCATAAAtacagttcaagtcggaagtttacatacaccttagtcgaatacattcaaactcagttttttcacaattcctgacatttaatcccagtaaaaatgccctgttttaggtaggttaggatcaccactttattttaagaatttgaaatgtcagaataatagtagagagaattacttATTTcaacttttctttctttcatcacattcccagtgggtcagaagtttacatacactcaattagtatttggtagcattgcctttaaatggtttaacttgggtaaaacgtgtcgggtagccttccacaagcgttccacaataaggtgggtgaattttggcccattcctcctgacagagctggtgtaactgagtcaggtttgtaggcctccttgctcgcacacactttttcaattctgcccacacattttctataggattgagttcagggctttgtgatggccactccaataccttgactttgttgtccttaagccattttgccacaactttggaagtatgcttggaatcattgtccatttggaagacccatttgcgaccaagctttaacttcctgactgatgtcttgagatgttgcttcagtatatctacattattttcctccctcataattccatctattttgtgaagtgcaccagtccctcctgcagcaaagcacccccacaacatgatgctgccacccccgtgcttcacggttgggatggtgttcttcggcttgcaagctactccctttttcctccaaatataatgatggtcattatggccaagcagttctatttttgtttcatcagaccagaggacatttctcaatctttgtccccatgtgcagttgcaaaccttagtctcactttttttatggcagttttggagcagtagcttcttccttgctgagcggcctttcaggttatgtcgatataggacttgttttactgtggatatagatacttttgtacccgtttcctccagcatcttctcaaggtcctttgttgttgttctgggaatgatttgcacttttcgcaccaaggtacgttcatctctaggagacagaaaaggtctccttcctgagtggtatgactgctgcgtggtcccatggtgtttatacttgcgtactattgtttgtacagatgaacacggTATAtccaggtgtttggaaattgctcccaaggatgaaccagacttgtgttctacaatttcttttctgaggtcttggcttatttcttttgattttcccatgatgtcaagcaaagaggcactgagtttgaaaggtaggccttgaaatacattcacaggtacacctccaattgactcaaatgatgtcaattagcctatcagaagcttctaaagccatgacatacttttctgggattttccaagctgtttaaaggcacagtcaacttagtgtatgtaaacttctgacccactggaattgtgatacagtgaattttaagtgaaataatctgtttgtaaacaattgttggaaaaattacttgtgtcatgccgATTTCCTAACCGATTTGcataaactatagtttgttaacaagaaatttgtggagtggaaaAAAAGTTtactgactccaacctatgtatgtaaacttccgacttcaactgtattttagaTCCAGGAGAACGTGAGAGTCCCAAAAACATTCCCAAGACACACTATACATCTGGATGGAATCTGTCGACACTATTCCTATTCCATGTACACCAGAACTAAATTAAATCATAAACTGAAGCATGTGGGTGCTCTAGGACATGAAAAGACCCATCGTGTGAAACAAAGGACACGTTTTGTTAGAGGCCCCTACAGCTGTGTCTTCAGAAAGCCCAGGGGACAACTCACACCACACACTGAAAGATCCATACTACTGTAAATCTGCATGTGCAGAACGTGATGAGTTACCCTGTGAAGAATGCTGCAGAAAAGCGTAGATAATTGGGCATGTATGGTCTAGCCAGACCTGGGGTCAACTACTGTTTGAAATGCATTAGATGTGCTTGGTTTAGTGTGCCCGTTGCAATGTGGAACCAACAGAAAAATCCCAAAAGTGCAAAACCATCCACCTGGCACTTCAGCCATGCTCAATAAAGTGATCAAagtatttcaaatactatttgaacccaggtctagtCTGAGCTGCCACAGCAGCAGTTGGGGAACAGCCTAGAGTACTGTATTGGATGCATAATTTGTTTTATTATTGTACAATAGTCTATGCATTTTGACTGATAGGGGATGGTTCAGTCTTGTGGTTTTTATTGATAAGCCCTTTTGGGTTTCTGCTCAACATCTCAGAATGTGTGTTCTTTATCTCTAAATCTATTTCCTTTCCAACTGTTGTTGTACAAATATTTAGCCTGTCTATACCTTCCTTACTGTTTCTGCATTCAACAATACCTACCGAGTTGTTCGGCAAATTAATGACAAGTTGTCTTTAAGCAGACAAAAGCAAACTGGCACACAGATTTTTaattatacactgagtgtgcaaaacattaggaacagcttcCTAGAATtgtgttgcacccccttttgccctcagaaaagcCTAAATTTGTTGGGGcacggactctacaaggtgttgcaCGCGTTCCACAGCAATGCTGACCCATGTTagctccaatgcttcctacagttgtgtcaagttggctggatgtcctttgggtggtgggctaTTAGTGATGCAAACAGGAAACTGTTGTGTGAAAAATCCAgccgttgcagttcttgacacactcaattTTCCTGCCCATTTaagtctcaaggcttaaaaatcattcttgaacctgtctcctcccattcatctacattgattgaagtggatttaacaggtgacataggtaagggattatagctttcacctggattcacctggccagtctatgtcatggaaagagcaggtggttcctaatgttttatataGAAAGGTGAAAATAACTTACAatcttttggtgtgtgtgtgtcagtgcaccTGGTGTCTGCTCTGGAGAGTCCTAAGAGGAGAAAGGCCTTGAAGAAGCTGAAAGGGAGGCGCATCGTCGAACTGCTGCCCCTGGGCTATACCCTCCAGCGCCTAGCCAGCCTCCAGACAGATGTCAACCACAAGGTGTCCCAGGCTGCCAGCAACTGTCTCTGCAGAGCCGTGGGCTACAAGGCCTTCAGGACAAAGGTATGGATGAGGCCAATAGTTTTGATAGTTCGGTGAAACTTTTAAGTCATTACCTGCTTGGTAACACTTTATATGACACCCAGTATCATAACACGGTTATAACACTGTCACGACACATATATTTAGACCTGTGACATATATTGCGTCATTTTaaggctggttatgacacctacaaaACCCACAAAACCTCCCACACAAGGCgaaacattccattacaccatagcctacgtgtcaacagtatgtttattttagattttttttaaataattgattGACCATATTAAATTATCTTTGTAATTGCGCACACgttgatgtcagacatgcacctaccccaatgctttgctgctgatgactgggatgaatggaGGAGCATATTTTAGGAGCAGGACGAGACATTGTTCTTTcgactgatgactgatataatGGCATGTATGTGACAGGCCTTTCTGGCTTATATGATTattgatggtcataatgcttcttgtcATTGTCAAAAGTGTaatttcttagtccaagtaaagtgacacaggatggtcataatgcttcttgtcATTGTCAAAAGTGTaatttcttagtccaagtaaagtgacacaggatggtcataatgcttcatgacagagtcataaagtgtattttctacaaGTTATTTCAAATACGATGACAAAAAAACATAACTGTATATaattcattacaacaacaaaggatttaagaaacaaacTTTCAAATGGAAGGAAACTTCTTGGCAAGGAAAAAAATAAGTTGAATAAATatgggttttgacactcttatgtccATGTCATAACCAGCCAAAACATAaagcaatatatgtcacaacagttGTAAATATATGgatcatgacagtgttatgaccaatTATGACAGGTGACAAGTTATATTAGTTGTTATGACAAATTATGACAGGATTATGACCGTGTCATAACGTCTTATGGCCCTGGGTTTCAAGTACAAGTTACAAAAAGCTTATAAATGTTTATAAATCCTTCTTTGTTTAAAATCTCTGAAATGTAACTGCATATAATCTAAAATGTAATCTACATCATCCCCAAAAGTAATTATTTATCATGAGAGgaccataaacaataactagtaatgggctcctgagtggtactgcggtctaaggcactgcatctcagtgcaagaggcgtcactaccgtccctggttcgaatcctggctgtatcacatccggccatgattgggaatcccatagggaggcgcgcaattggcccagctttggccggggtaggccgtcattgtaataataatgagttcttaactgacttgcctagttaaataaaggttcaatttaaaaaaggTAAAATTGAAATATTCCAAGAAAGGTTCAATTGTCACCTTTCTGGTAAAAAAATAGTTATACATTGCTGAGGTgtagtcacttttgaggacacaagctgCATGTATACAGAACAAATATGataaaaatatgaaaatatgaaaCTATTCAACAAAAGTCTATGAATAACACTGAAATAACTTATATGCTTTCTAAATGtagtataagagcgtctgctaaatgacttaaatgtaaatgtaatgtataatcAAATTATAAAACCACTAACTATAAGATTTCACcttccttataactgtaaaatacatatttgtatgtTTCGTGTaagagaaaatgtgcatattttctaaAGGTCTGTTTTGATCAAAATGTCTGCTCCCACCGATATGAATATCACACAGAGCTCTAGCTTCCTTACTTCTAGATTGGCTTCCTGAAGGAACTAGCCTTTCATCTCATATTAATCTTGTCCATCTATGACAAAGTGTTTTTTGTTTAGAATCTATTAATCATTTTAGATTAATAGCTATAAATCGATCTCTGAAAGTGCTATACTGCTGCGCTACAATGTAAGGATTGCAGGCATGTGCTTTGTCAGTGGCCGTGACATAGGGTTCAGCCAGGAGTTGGTGGACAGTCGGAAGAGCGAAGGGAGGGACATCCCAGCTTCAAGTGGTTTCAAATGTCACATCTTACGTCACACAGGCGGACTAAATATACTACTGTGTCCATGGGAACCAGGGCTACGCAAGCAATTTCGATCTACGGAGTCCACAGATCGATGTATAAGCAAAAATGTCAGTTGGAACCggtaccagaaccacacaggtcTCCAGAACAGGGGACTTTACATCTAAGAGGATTTATTAAATGTTATAAATGCTAATGAATTGTAATGCTTATGAATGTTTTATAAATATAAATGAAATACTAATTTCTTTACATTTCTAAATTGTGTAATTATTGTCAAAGAGTCCTGGAATCCATAAGAAACAAATCCATTACCGAAGGACAACACAAGCATCTCATCCTACTATTTAGTCTttactgtagctctagtctagATCTATCATCCCTCCCTCGGTTGGGACGGTATTTATTACAGTTGATTAAACTGAGACTCTGAGCAGCAGTGCATATCATTGTCATATGATGCTTTATTAGTGAAGTTCTTCTAGGACTGGTTTTGCAGACACAGACTAAGCCTTGTTCAGGAGTAAAAAGCATTCAGAATGGAGATTTTTTAGTCGAGGACTAGGTTTAATCTGAGTCTGGGAAACTGGAACATAAAGTAGTTTATGTCCTTGTAATTGTGTTATCCTCCTAGGCTATCGTCTACTACACGGAAACGCTGAGGGACAGCAATGTCCAGCTCCAGCAGGCTGCGTGTCTGGCCCTCAAGTGTCTCAAAGTGAGTCCTCTTGGTGTGTGATGTCCTTGTGCCGAAGCCACAGGGTTTCACAAGGAGACCAAACCCAAATCCCAGAATACACAGAtgatctctcctctgtctgcccaCATGTTGCCATCCGCCACTCTGCGTCAACACATTCCATCTTATCCTGGACAAGAATGCTGTAGATTACCAGCCCGTTGGCTGCCAATGCTATAATCCTGTTTGTTTTGGCCTGGCAGTTCTCTCTACAACCCTATTTCATTGGGATTTTTGGTGGCATATTTGAGGGAGCCACTCAAGTGGTAGACGTTTGGCCCTGCTTGAAAATAAAGACACATCTTGAGATGTGTTGTGGTTATGTTTTGAGGAGATGGCACCCTAGTGGTTTGGTTTATATAACATGCTTTGAACTCTGAACTCCTGTGTTTGGCAGGCGACTGAGAGTGTGGAGCAGGTGGCTGAGTTGTGGCGGTCGGCTGACGAGGACCTACGCAGCGCTGCTAGAGAGACTGTGCTATCATTTGGTAATCAGTCAGATGGTGTTTTCATTAACATGTTAATTTGCATGCAATTACTTGATTACATAAATCATCTTAATAACTGTCCTGAGTTCAATTGGGCTAGATTACCTATGATGCATCATCTACCTATGATGCATCATTTTCTGAATTCTTATATTGTGTTCTTGAGTGAAGGATAAGAAACCTGGGCCTACATCACAAATCCTCTAAGTAAGAGTGCTAacctaggatcaggtccccacaGTTATCCATTATGatttaaaaggctaaactgatctgaGGTCAACAGTCATCTCTTGAGACGCTTTACAAATGTGAGCCTTGATTGTTTTTTGTAGACCTGatgcatttttttcttcttttaggTAAAAAAGGTCACCTTGCATTCCAGCGAATGGACAAGATTTATTGTGAGTTGCAAGATGAAGCATATCAGAACTTGGATACTGAAATCACAATCCTTTAAAGTTGAGAGAAAAGTCATATGAATGTACCCCCCTCTCCCGGTTGGGCTGCCAAACTGCAGTGACTGGATCTGAGCCAGAGGAACATTTAGAATAGACCAGCAGCAAAACATAATGGGCCATAATCCCTGTACATACTCAAACTGTACAGATGTTGTACAAAGCAGTTGTCCTGACAGTGTATGGGGCCTTAAACAGTCACCCGGCTTCATGTACAGGCAAAACCTGTATAACCACTAGGTGCTCTGTATGATATAAAACACTTCAGATATTTATTCTATATTTTAGCAGTATCAATATGAAATGTACACAATACAAATAAAGTGGATACATGTACATATTTGCTTCGAACCAAGCATCTTTGTGTTGATAAATGTTTCTGGGGTGTGACCAAAGTTTAAACCGGCGGGAACATGTTGGGAAGCATTAATTGGACAGGTAACTCTACAAATAAACATTTTGTGTGGTCTGTGGTTCACTGGATAACCAGCTGCAAAATGGTGAACTTTCCCTGATAGGTATCACACCGTGCTGGAGTTAAAAATAATCCCAAAACATTTTGATTAAGAGCTCATTATCTTGTCCAGCAGTTTCTTTATGGCCCAACCGAAAATAATCAATGTTAATATCCCCCCAGCAGCAGACAGCATTAGTATACTGTACTTCACGTTTCAATGACTAGTTACAAAACTTTATAAAAGCAAACTTTTGTCTTTTCAAATATTATGATTCTGTGAAATCTCAAAAATCAAATCATTGTTCTTTTCAGCAAATTTGTATTTTCATTTTTCGGTCTTGGGCATGGGGTTCTCACCTTCTCAAATGCAGATAGTGGGCAACTGATAACACTTGGAAGACGATATGAAGCCTAGAAGAACTGAGAAAACAAGGCCACAGCATCATGCTCAGTGTGATAACACCTTCAGAGGGTGAACTTTATTAAATGAAAAGCAGTAGTAGCATTTGAACTCTGCAGAAGTGACATAcagcaccttcagaaagtattcataccccttgactttttacacattttgttgttacagcacaatttttttttaaatacttaaaaaatttatttaaaaaaaagtgtgtcactggcctacacacaatagtaaaaatgtgcttaacaattcATATACGTTGCATGGACTGTATGCAATAATATTGTTTAatatgattttttaatgactacctcatctctgtaccccacacatacagagcATTCTGTATGCGTATGGTctttcagtcgagcagtgaatttcaaaacataaatcaaccacaaagaccagggaggttttccaatgcctcacaaagggcacctattggtagatccCTTTCAGCATGGCGACGTTATTAATTACACGTcgaatggtgtatcaatacgccCAATCACTAGAGATACGGGCAGCCTTCCTAAGTCAGGttgacggagaggaaggaaaccgctcaggtaTGTCTCCATGAGCCATTGACTTGAAGAgttaagagtttaatggctgtgatagaagaaaattgtatttactccacaatactaacctaattgaaggaaggaagcctgtacagaatacaaatattccaaaacatctgtcatgtttgcaacaaggcactaaaagtTTGCCTGCAAAAAATGTGGGAAAAGCAATTAActgtttgtcctgaatacaaagtgtaacgtttggggcaaatacaatacattaatttacatttacatttaagtcatttagcagacgctcttatccagagcgacttacaaattggtgcattcaccttatgacatccagtggaacagtcactttacaatagtgcattaaTGAGTAACATTCtcaatattttcaagcatagtggtggctgcatcatgttatgggtatgcttgtaatcgttaaggactggggagtttttcccgataaaaaaattaatggaatggagctaagcacaggcaaaattctagaggaagaccttgttcagtctgctttccaccagacactgggagattaattcaataacctaaaacaataacaataacctaaaacaaggccaaatctacacttgaATAGCCTAccaagacagtgaatgtttctgagtggcagagttacagttcagacttgaaaatctatggcaaaacctggaaatggttgtctagcaatgatcaactacTAACTTGAAAGCGCTTGAAGAAATTAGAAAATAATTATGGGCAAATATTGCATAatatccaggtgtggaaagatcTTAGAGACTgacacagaaagactcacagctgtaattgctgccaaccgcacttctacaaagtattgactcagggctgtgaatacttacgtaaatgagatatttctgtatttaattagctaaaatttctaaaaacatgttctaactttgtcattatggggtattgtgtatagatgggtgaggttttatttatttaatccattttgaattcaggctgtaatacaacaaaatgtggagtaagtGAAGcggtatgaatattttctgaaggcactctagATAACAGATTCACATCACTCGCCTCTTGACGTCCAAAGCTCAACAGGGAAGCAGGATTTTCATGTTCACCTTCCTGCAACTGTAACTTATACTGATAGTCAGCATTTTCACACCAACAACACATTTGATTTCTACCCTTTGGAAACTTTCAGATTTCTGTATTAACACGACTTTTGAAAACTCTAAAAAAGGCAACCCATGCAAACGTTTAGATCCAATGAGGCCAGGGTAGGCGACATTCACTAAAAAACCAGGGGTGGAGGGCAGTAGTGAGGAGGGTAGGGTAGGCTATTCTCTGGGAAGTGTACACATGCCAACACATTTAAAAGCATTGGACTGGTGTATGCATGGGGGAGTAACCATATTTCATACAGCAGTCAATTCCTTTTAAATCCATTAAGAGACGTGAACAAGTGCACACGAAGGGCAGAGGGGATGAGAATCAGGATGAAGTCTATGTTTATCCACATGGACAGTGTCAGGTGGGAGATTTTATTCACAGCCTAGATACATATTGTCCAGGATCCATCTGCGCATCACGTCAGGGGGAATCCTCTTAGGTGCCCACAATGCTGGGATCGTGTGCACAATCTGGTAGTGCGGAGTCATGGCAGTGATAAAGAAAACAGTTCCCCCAGCAGCTGTAGCAGATGAAAAACAGAGCTGCCAGGAACACTAAGGCACAAATGGTACATGGCTTCCTCTCCAGCAGGAAGCTGAGCAGGTAGAAGCCCATGAACATTGAGTGGTTGAACCATAAAGCCGGGTTCAGAGGTTTCGGGATGAGGAGAACTGGGAGCAACCACTGAAGGCAGTACATTGTCTTTGAGGGGAAGGCAAACACACACCAAGCTCAATCAGGTGGCCACAGGGCTGGGTGGAATGACACAGTGGGGTTTCCTAACCATCGCAGTTGTGACGTCGGAGCAGATTGTAATCTGTTACCTTCAGGTCGGGCCTAAAAGGAGAGCATACAATTAATTAAAAAGGTGCAGAAACAACACAAGCCATCAGTTTCTCTTTGACATGACAATGAGAAACGTTTAGCGTAGTGTAGCTATTGGTAGTCTTAAAACGCTACAAAAAATTGACTCAACTCTACAAAAAAATGCAGTAAAATCGGTTTTCACTTATTGTCAATAATGTGGTTGTCAAAATACATAGATCATTTGAAAACAATGTGGCAGTTATCACCCATGTCTAAAACTCCCAATACTGTTCGTTACGATATTTACGCGATATGAGTCCAAATGTAAAGCATGTGCTGTGCTAAGAGCGTTCAAATCTGTGGGACAGCCGTTTTTGCAAAACCAGTGTCATCATATTTGCCCTTTGTGATGGGTATTCCTCAACTTATCAAAGTAAGATCGATGTGACATTTGAAGTATGGGAAAGTCCTCAGGGTGTTGCATGGTCATCGGACGTCTTTTGACTGAAATATAAGGTGAAATGTTTTTTCCTTCGGCTTCACATGTTTTCAGACACAAAACAAATAGCAGGTACAAAGTAGAACTTTGGTCCA
Proteins encoded in this window:
- the LOC124003612 gene encoding bladder cancer-associated protein-like, translating into MYCLQWLLPVLLIPKPLNPALWFNHSMFMGFYLLSFLLERKPCTICALVFLAALFFICYSCWGNCFLYHCHDSALPDCAHDPSIVGT